In Calothrix sp. PCC 7507, one DNA window encodes the following:
- a CDS encoding response regulator transcription factor, giving the protein MNILFVEDEAKIANFVRAGLKEQGFVVDYCDNGDEGYLRALDNEYDAIVLDIMVPGKDGLSILKQLRRSGRNTPVILLTARNELDDRLEGLNLGADDYIAKPFFVEELAARIHAVVRRSVGDVYDGLRLRQNALSVGPLKLDRITREVTCDGQIVELTTREFNLLEYLMRSPGRVFTRTQILEHVWGYDFNPNTNIVDVCIQRIRKKIDSITGLSWIESVRGVGYRFRNSQS; this is encoded by the coding sequence GTGAACATTCTGTTTGTCGAAGATGAAGCAAAGATTGCTAACTTTGTCCGGGCTGGATTGAAGGAGCAAGGGTTTGTCGTAGACTACTGTGATAACGGTGATGAGGGATATCTGCGGGCATTAGACAATGAATATGACGCGATCGTCCTTGATATTATGGTGCCGGGAAAAGATGGATTATCGATTCTCAAACAACTGCGACGATCAGGGCGGAATACTCCCGTGATTTTGTTAACGGCTCGCAATGAACTAGACGATCGCCTGGAAGGGTTAAACTTGGGAGCCGATGACTATATTGCCAAACCGTTTTTCGTCGAAGAATTAGCAGCGCGAATTCACGCTGTAGTCAGACGGAGTGTAGGCGATGTCTACGACGGGCTACGCCTACGCCAAAATGCGCTCAGTGTTGGCCCACTGAAGCTGGATCGAATCACGCGGGAAGTTACTTGTGATGGACAGATTGTCGAACTTACCACACGTGAATTCAATTTGCTGGAATACTTAATGCGATCGCCTGGCAGAGTTTTTACCCGCACCCAAATCTTAGAACATGTGTGGGGCTATGATTTCAATCCTAATACCAATATCGTTGATGTGTGTATTCAAAGGATTCGCAAAAAGATTGACTCAATTACTGGTTTAAGTTGGATTGAAAGCGTCCGGGGAGTTGGTTATCGTTTTCGTAATTCGCAATCATGA
- a CDS encoding phosphate-starvation-inducible PsiE family protein, whose protein sequence is MQKRFKSRFLFCDRWLDRQAIVRNMESFQDLIVIVLCLGLFAVMLLQLWGIVIALTQPLDYKIVTAKILFVLILVELFRLLMVYLQEHSISVGVAVEVTIVSVLREVVVHGALEISSLQTAAICGLLLILGGLLVVCAKTPHMDCISANTKLCPIAYKGIKNQQNELEFQYSHRCDENLPLA, encoded by the coding sequence ATGCAGAAGCGCTTCAAGAGTCGATTTTTATTTTGCGATCGCTGGCTTGATCGACAGGCAATTGTTCGCAACATGGAGTCTTTCCAAGACCTAATTGTGATTGTCTTGTGCCTAGGTTTATTTGCCGTCATGCTGCTACAACTGTGGGGAATTGTGATTGCCCTCACGCAGCCACTAGACTACAAAATAGTCACCGCAAAAATTCTCTTTGTATTGATTTTAGTGGAATTATTTCGCCTGCTCATGGTCTACTTGCAAGAACATAGTATTTCTGTAGGAGTAGCAGTAGAAGTAACAATTGTCTCTGTATTACGTGAAGTAGTTGTTCATGGTGCGTTGGAAATCTCTTCACTTCAGACAGCAGCAATTTGTGGCTTATTATTAATTTTGGGTGGATTACTGGTAGTGTGTGCCAAAACACCACACATGGATTGCATAAGTGCCAACACCAAGCTTTGCCCGATAGCCTATAAAGGCATTAAAAACCAGCAAAACGAATTAGAATTCCAATATTCACATCGCTGTGATGAGAATCTACCTCTGGCGTAA
- a CDS encoding phosphoribosyltransferase, which yields MSDLYVSWSDYHQKIEQLAVQIYQSGWEFNQIVCLARGGLRVGDILSRIYQQPLAILATSSYSGPGKQERASLTVSRHLTMTTENLGSRILLVDDLVDSGITLQETIPWLKQNAGFPIEEIRTAVLWYKACSVIKPDYYIDYLADNPWIHQPFEHYEYITPAELAKNHPTQTYALT from the coding sequence ATGTCAGACCTTTACGTTTCTTGGTCAGATTATCATCAGAAAATTGAACAATTGGCAGTTCAGATTTACCAATCCGGCTGGGAGTTTAATCAGATTGTCTGTCTTGCCAGAGGCGGATTGCGTGTGGGAGACATTCTATCCCGTATATACCAGCAACCGCTAGCAATTTTAGCAACATCATCTTACAGTGGTCCTGGTAAACAAGAAAGAGCTAGTTTAACCGTTTCTCGTCACTTGACAATGACCACCGAAAATCTAGGTTCGCGGATTCTTTTAGTAGACGACCTTGTAGACTCTGGAATCACACTCCAAGAGACAATCCCTTGGCTTAAGCAAAATGCTGGTTTCCCCATCGAAGAAATTCGCACCGCTGTACTTTGGTATAAAGCTTGTTCAGTTATCAAACCGGATTATTATATTGATTATCTGGCAGATAACCCCTGGATTCACCAACCCTTTGAACACTATGAGTATATAACCCCCGCTGAACTGGCGAAAAATCATCCAACTCAGACTTATGCACTAACCTAA
- a CDS encoding Uma2 family endonuclease: MTQTQVKKLTFTEFLAKVPDDGIYELVDGEIVEVDATRAHKNVARFLVKSFDREAERLGLDYIVDKDIVVRTVNKNGQEQGRRPDVSVVSASLWNANVLDYGAVTEPIPLAVEVTSTNWEDDYVDKLDEYERLGIDEYWLVDYLAIASRAYLGNPKVPAVFVYNLVDGQYQSQRYTGSDRIISQIFTELPLTAEQVITSSQLSRL, encoded by the coding sequence ATGACCCAAACTCAAGTTAAAAAACTGACTTTTACAGAGTTTTTAGCAAAAGTCCCTGATGATGGTATTTATGAATTGGTGGATGGGGAAATTGTAGAGGTGGACGCAACTAGAGCGCATAAAAATGTAGCCAGATTTTTGGTTAAAAGTTTTGACAGAGAAGCTGAACGTTTGGGGCTGGACTATATCGTTGACAAAGATATAGTTGTCAGAACTGTAAACAAAAATGGACAAGAACAAGGCAGAAGACCGGATGTGAGTGTAGTTAGCGCTAGTTTGTGGAACGCTAATGTTTTGGATTATGGCGCTGTCACTGAACCTATCCCATTAGCTGTAGAAGTTACTTCTACTAATTGGGAAGATGATTATGTTGACAAATTGGACGAGTACGAGAGACTGGGAATAGATGAGTATTGGCTTGTCGATTATTTAGCGATCGCATCTAGAGCTTACCTTGGCAATCCCAAAGTCCCGGCAGTGTTTGTTTACAACTTGGTTGATGGTCAATACCAATCTCAAAGATATACTGGGAGCGATCGCATTATTAGCCAAATTTTCACAGAACTTCCCCTCACCGCCGAACAAGTTATCACCAGCAGTCAATTAAGCAGATTGTAA
- a CDS encoding ATP-binding protein — MPHLRSFRLRIALLFAMLAGAALAGFGSISWWLIYEAKVSRLNAKLEALLIRPRPLVNDIWQSYENLLSFELGIDGETPIALLVIDKDGKTVYQSDRWSADFNLNGVWPPRPQLLPMPFPPPNFTTQQPPERPPFRLDRPLNMTPPRPRLVTQRTTAGTWRIGAIALPQFQVAIAVSLDGINREMNIIRDVFMIAIPVVLLLITGSAWWLSYGALRPVRQLVIAIRQVTVKGLDQRVPTTATDTEFLELIQVFNQMLERLERSFKQASRFSGDAAHELKTPLAILQGELEQTLQNAEPGSEIQQTFSNLLDEVCRLSGIVRKLSLLSLADAGQMSLYRVEVNLSDILAEMLEDMELLAPHLEVQAEIVVALRVKGDRDLLTQVLQNLFSNAIKYNVPDGWLRIHGRQQGKTVLVTISNSSQDIPDSDRDRIFDRFYRGDPARTRKVEGTGLGLSLAREITIAHDGKLTLDCTPPNQTAFTLSLPIY; from the coding sequence ATGCCCCATTTGCGTTCTTTTCGACTGCGAATAGCGTTGTTATTTGCCATGCTAGCTGGTGCTGCGTTAGCTGGGTTTGGTTCTATTTCTTGGTGGCTAATTTACGAGGCTAAAGTTAGTCGCCTGAATGCCAAACTGGAAGCTTTGTTGATTCGTCCCCGCCCGCTAGTCAATGATATTTGGCAGTCTTATGAAAACTTATTATCTTTTGAATTGGGAATAGATGGAGAAACTCCGATTGCTCTTTTAGTAATAGATAAAGATGGCAAGACAGTTTATCAATCCGATCGCTGGTCTGCTGATTTTAACTTAAACGGTGTGTGGCCTCCACGCCCCCAGCTATTACCGATGCCATTTCCACCCCCCAATTTTACAACACAGCAACCCCCAGAAAGACCACCATTCCGTCTTGATCGCCCACTTAATATGACACCGCCTCGTCCGCGATTAGTGACTCAACGCACAACCGCAGGAACCTGGCGCATCGGTGCGATCGCTCTTCCTCAGTTCCAAGTAGCGATCGCTGTCAGCTTGGATGGAATTAATCGAGAGATGAACATTATCCGTGATGTGTTCATGATTGCCATACCCGTCGTCCTGCTGCTCATTACTGGTAGTGCATGGTGGCTATCTTATGGTGCTTTACGTCCCGTCCGGCAGTTAGTTATTGCTATTCGGCAAGTAACAGTTAAAGGTTTGGATCAAAGAGTGCCTACCACTGCAACAGATACGGAATTTTTAGAATTGATTCAGGTGTTTAATCAGATGCTAGAACGCCTGGAACGCAGTTTTAAGCAAGCTTCTCGCTTCAGTGGGGATGCAGCCCATGAACTTAAGACACCCTTGGCAATTTTGCAAGGTGAACTAGAACAAACTCTACAAAACGCTGAACCAGGATCAGAGATACAACAAACTTTCAGCAATCTATTAGATGAAGTGTGCCGCCTCAGTGGAATAGTCCGCAAGCTTTCGTTGCTGTCTCTAGCAGATGCTGGACAAATGAGTTTATATCGAGTTGAGGTAAATTTATCTGATATCCTAGCCGAGATGCTAGAAGATATGGAACTCTTAGCACCCCATCTAGAAGTGCAAGCAGAAATTGTGGTTGCATTGCGGGTAAAAGGCGATCGCGATTTACTCACCCAAGTCTTGCAAAACCTGTTTAGCAATGCGATTAAATATAACGTGCCAGATGGCTGGCTGCGAATTCATGGACGACAACAAGGAAAGACAGTATTAGTCACCATTAGCAATTCTTCTCAAGACATTCCAGATAGCGATCGCGATCGTATTTTTGACCGCTTCTATCGCGGAGATCCAGCCAGAACCCGAAAAGTCGAGGGAACAGGACTAGGACTCAGTCTGGCACGAGAAATTACCATTGCTCACGATGGTAAGCTTACCCTTGACTGCACACCACCCAATCAGACTGCTTTTACCCTCAGTCTACCTATATATTAG
- a CDS encoding lipopolysaccharide assembly protein LapB, whose product MRLSFSKYPIAGLVSLILLSESILSPALPLPSPEQTCTERSRSVSVRRSQSSRRAPPLLLAQNGNQAATDKLNQGLQAIQAGRVQDAIAFFRQAAQLDPKLAPAHYNLGLALRQAGQLQPAADAFYRATQADPKFALAFANLGGALLEGNNLQLANDYLQRAIELDSKLGFAHYNLGLLKEQQRNWDQAIASFKKAIEYSQNAPEPAYHLGLSYLQQGKIDQAKDAFRKAVKINPKYPEAHYNLGSIWFQEKKLPEALESFRKSAQANSNYPNAYYGAGLVFMQLRQYGEAAQVFQYARDLYNSQRNPAWAKNADQLLQQAQNLKYQPKN is encoded by the coding sequence ATGAGATTATCATTCTCTAAATATCCCATAGCTGGGCTAGTAAGTTTAATTTTGCTATCTGAAAGTATTCTTTCCCCTGCTCTCCCCCTCCCCTCTCCTGAACAGACTTGTACTGAGCGTTCGCGCAGCGTCTCCGTCAGGAGAAGTCAAAGTAGCCGAAGGGCACCTCCTCTTTTACTGGCGCAGAACGGTAATCAAGCTGCTACAGACAAGTTAAACCAAGGCTTACAGGCGATTCAGGCGGGGAGAGTACAAGATGCGATCGCATTTTTTCGCCAAGCCGCCCAGCTTGATCCGAAACTGGCACCAGCCCACTATAATTTAGGGCTAGCATTGCGACAAGCGGGACAATTACAACCTGCAGCAGATGCATTTTATCGAGCAACTCAAGCAGATCCTAAGTTTGCTTTAGCCTTTGCAAATTTAGGTGGAGCGTTGTTAGAAGGGAACAATTTACAACTGGCGAATGATTATTTGCAACGGGCAATAGAACTAGATAGCAAACTGGGTTTTGCTCATTATAACTTGGGTTTACTTAAAGAACAGCAAAGAAATTGGGATCAAGCGATCGCATCTTTTAAAAAAGCAATTGAATATAGTCAAAATGCACCAGAACCAGCCTATCATTTAGGTTTATCCTATCTCCAACAAGGCAAAATAGACCAAGCCAAAGATGCTTTCCGCAAAGCCGTAAAAATCAACCCTAAATATCCAGAAGCTCATTATAATCTTGGTTCGATTTGGTTTCAAGAAAAAAAATTGCCAGAGGCGTTAGAGTCTTTTAGAAAATCAGCCCAAGCTAACTCCAACTATCCTAACGCTTATTACGGTGCTGGTTTAGTCTTTATGCAGTTACGGCAGTATGGAGAAGCAGCACAAGTATTTCAATATGCGAGAGATTTATATAATTCTCAGAGAAATCCCGCTTGGGCAAAAAATGCTGATCAATTGTTGCAACAAGCACAGAATTTAAAATATCAACCTAAAAACTAA
- the clpB gene encoding ATP-dependent chaperone ClpB — translation MQPTNQNQFTEKAWEAIAHTPDIVKQYQQQQIESEHLLKALLEQEGLAIAILTKAGANIQKVRDRTEQFLQRQPKVSGSSTSVYWGRSADTLLDRADGYRKDFQDEYISVEHIFLAYAKDDRFGKGLLQEFGLNEAKLKDIIKQVRGSQKVTDQNPEGKYEALEKYGRDLTEAASKGQLDPVIGRDDEIRRTIQILSRRTKNNPVLIGEPGVGKTAIAEGLAQRIIAGDVPKSLENRKLIALDMGALIAGAKFRGEFEERLKAVLKEVTESRGNIVLFIDEIHTVVGAGATQGAMDAGNLLKPMLARGELRCIGATTLDEYRKYIEKDAALERRFQQVYVDQPNVEDTISILRGLRERYETHHDVTISDSALVAAATLSSRYISDRFLPDKAIDLVDEAAARLKMEITSKPEELDEIDRKILQLQMERLSLQKESDIASRERLERLEKEIADLQEEQRTLNAQWESEKGIIDKISSVKKELERVNQEIQQAERNYELEKAAKLKYTTLIDLHRQLEAVENELAAVQRNGKSLLRKEVTESDIAEVISKWTGIPISKLVESEKEKLLHLEDELHHRVVGQSEAVTAVADAIQRSRAGLADPNRPIASFIFLGPTGVGKTELAKALAAYMFDTEDALVRIDMSEYMEKHAVSRLIGAPPGYVGYEEGGQLTEAIRRRPYAVILFDEIEKAHPDVFNIFLQILDDGRVTDAQGHKVDFKNAIIIMTSNIGSQYILDVAGDDSSYDEMQHRVMEAMRNSFRPEFLNRIDEIIIFHTLQKQELRRIVLLQVDRLRKRLTDRKMSLKLSDSALDFLAEVGYDPVFGARPLKRAIQRELETQIAKAILRGDFNDGDTIFVDVQNERLSFSRLPVEVFS, via the coding sequence ATGCAACCCACTAATCAAAACCAATTTACAGAAAAAGCCTGGGAAGCGATCGCCCATACCCCGGATATTGTTAAACAATATCAACAACAACAGATAGAAAGCGAACACTTGCTGAAAGCACTGCTAGAACAAGAAGGTCTAGCCATTGCGATTCTTACCAAAGCAGGTGCGAATATCCAAAAAGTGCGCGATCGCACTGAACAATTCCTCCAACGTCAGCCAAAAGTATCAGGTAGCAGCACCTCCGTATATTGGGGACGCAGTGCAGATACACTATTAGATCGGGCCGACGGATATCGTAAAGATTTCCAGGACGAGTATATTTCAGTTGAGCATATATTCCTTGCCTACGCCAAAGACGATCGCTTTGGTAAAGGTTTACTCCAAGAATTCGGTTTAAACGAAGCCAAACTAAAAGATATTATTAAACAAGTTCGAGGAAGCCAGAAAGTGACGGATCAAAATCCAGAAGGTAAATACGAAGCACTGGAAAAATATGGGCGTGACCTCACAGAAGCTGCCAGTAAAGGACAACTTGATCCGGTAATTGGGCGTGATGATGAGATTCGTCGCACCATCCAGATTCTCTCTCGCCGCACTAAGAATAACCCAGTGTTAATTGGCGAACCAGGTGTAGGTAAAACGGCGATCGCCGAAGGACTAGCACAGCGCATCATTGCTGGTGATGTACCTAAATCCCTCGAAAACCGCAAGCTAATCGCCCTCGATATGGGTGCTTTGATTGCTGGGGCAAAATTCCGGGGCGAATTTGAAGAACGCCTCAAAGCAGTATTAAAAGAAGTTACGGAATCTCGCGGCAATATAGTTTTATTTATTGATGAAATTCATACCGTTGTTGGTGCTGGTGCGACTCAAGGCGCGATGGATGCCGGTAATTTGTTAAAACCAATGTTGGCGCGGGGTGAATTGCGGTGTATTGGGGCGACAACTTTAGATGAATACCGTAAGTATATTGAAAAAGATGCTGCCTTAGAAAGACGTTTCCAGCAAGTTTATGTAGATCAGCCCAATGTGGAAGATACTATTTCCATTTTGCGCGGGTTGAGAGAACGTTATGAAACCCACCACGATGTGACAATTTCTGATAGTGCTTTAGTTGCAGCTGCGACATTATCTAGTCGTTATATCTCTGACCGCTTCCTCCCTGATAAAGCCATCGATTTGGTAGACGAAGCCGCCGCCAGATTAAAAATGGAGATTACCTCCAAACCAGAAGAACTCGACGAAATCGATCGCAAGATTTTGCAGTTGCAAATGGAAAGGTTGTCCCTGCAGAAAGAAAGCGATATAGCTTCCCGGGAACGTCTAGAAAGACTAGAAAAAGAAATTGCTGATCTCCAAGAAGAACAAAGAACGCTAAACGCTCAATGGGAATCTGAAAAAGGTATTATTGACAAAATTTCATCAGTTAAAAAAGAGCTTGAACGTGTTAATCAAGAAATTCAGCAAGCAGAACGTAACTACGAACTTGAAAAGGCTGCGAAGCTAAAATACACTACGTTAATCGATTTGCATCGTCAATTAGAAGCCGTAGAAAATGAATTGGCAGCCGTTCAAAGAAATGGTAAATCATTATTGCGTAAGGAAGTCACAGAGTCTGACATTGCTGAAGTTATTTCTAAGTGGACAGGGATACCAATTAGCAAGTTGGTGGAATCAGAAAAAGAGAAACTGCTGCATTTAGAAGATGAACTACACCACCGCGTAGTGGGACAATCTGAAGCAGTCACAGCAGTAGCCGATGCAATTCAGCGATCGCGTGCTGGACTTGCAGATCCCAACCGTCCCATCGCTAGCTTTATTTTCCTGGGGCCTACTGGTGTAGGTAAAACTGAGTTAGCGAAAGCACTGGCGGCTTATATGTTCGACACTGAAGATGCGCTAGTGCGAATCGATATGTCTGAATATATGGAGAAACACGCAGTTTCTCGACTCATTGGTGCGCCTCCAGGATATGTGGGTTACGAAGAAGGCGGACAACTCACAGAAGCGATTCGCCGCCGTCCTTATGCAGTCATTCTCTTCGATGAAATTGAGAAAGCCCACCCCGATGTCTTTAATATCTTCCTGCAAATTCTTGATGATGGTCGCGTCACCGATGCCCAAGGTCATAAGGTAGACTTCAAAAATGCCATCATCATCATGACCAGTAACATCGGTTCTCAATACATTCTCGATGTCGCTGGCGATGACTCCAGTTATGACGAAATGCAGCATCGGGTGATGGAAGCGATGCGAAATAGCTTCCGTCCAGAATTCCTCAACCGCATCGATGAAATCATTATCTTCCATACTTTGCAAAAACAAGAACTGCGGCGGATTGTACTTTTACAAGTAGATCGACTGAGGAAAAGACTCACGGATCGCAAAATGTCCCTCAAGCTTTCTGATTCTGCACTTGACTTTTTAGCTGAAGTAGGTTATGACCCAGTTTTTGGAGCGCGTCCACTCAAGCGGGCAATTCAGCGCGAGTTAGAAACTCAAATTGCTAAAGCCATCTTACGCGGCGACTTCAACGACGGCGACACCATTTTTGTTGATGTGCAAAATGAGCGTCTTTCTTTTAGTCGTTTACCTGTTGAGGTGTTTAGCTAA
- a CDS encoding MFS transporter has product MNDTTADGYAPQSEKLDFKTKLAYGAGDLGPAITANISVFFLLVFFTNVAGIPAGLAGSILMVGKIWDAVNDPFVGVLTDKTKSRRWGRRLPWILYGAIPFGFFFFLQWIVPRFSADQSANVWPLFWYYVIIGLLSQVFYTVVNLPYTAMTPELTQDYDERTSLNSFRFTFSIGGSILSLILAKVVFSQIADRQQQYLVLAAICTAISTLSLYWCVYGTRDRVLAFEAKRLQAEETPSIPIGEQLKIVFSNRPFLFVIGIYLFSWLGVQITASIIPYFVVECMRLKESDVPTVMIAVQGTALLMLFVWGALSKKVGKKVVYFLGMSSWIIAAAGLYFLQPGQIVLMYVMAVMAGVGVSTAYLVPWSMIPDVIELDELQTGQRREGIFYGFMVLLQKFGLAFGLFLVGNALQASGFKETLAGQTTLPIQPESALNAIRIAVGPLPTICLICGLFLTYFYPITREMHAEIMLKLQQRREKIE; this is encoded by the coding sequence ATGAATGATACTACTGCTGATGGCTATGCCCCTCAAAGTGAAAAACTAGACTTTAAAACAAAGCTAGCTTACGGTGCAGGAGATTTAGGCCCGGCGATTACTGCAAATATTTCTGTATTTTTTCTCCTGGTTTTCTTTACCAATGTCGCTGGTATCCCGGCTGGTTTAGCTGGCAGCATTTTGATGGTGGGTAAGATTTGGGATGCAGTAAATGATCCGTTTGTGGGGGTGCTGACTGATAAAACTAAATCTCGGCGCTGGGGAAGGCGTTTGCCTTGGATACTTTACGGGGCGATTCCCTTCGGATTTTTCTTTTTCCTACAGTGGATTGTACCGCGATTTAGTGCCGATCAGAGTGCTAATGTTTGGCCATTGTTTTGGTATTACGTCATTATTGGGTTGTTATCCCAGGTGTTTTACACCGTTGTCAATTTGCCTTACACGGCAATGACTCCAGAACTAACTCAGGATTATGACGAACGCACTAGCTTGAATAGTTTTCGGTTTACGTTTTCTATTGGTGGCAGTATTTTATCGTTGATTTTAGCGAAGGTAGTTTTTTCGCAAATTGCCGATCGCCAACAACAGTATCTCGTCTTAGCGGCCATCTGTACAGCAATTTCGACTTTATCCTTATATTGGTGTGTTTATGGCACACGCGATCGCGTCCTAGCTTTTGAAGCCAAACGACTCCAAGCTGAAGAAACTCCATCTATTCCCATCGGTGAACAGCTAAAAATCGTCTTTAGCAACCGACCTTTTTTGTTTGTGATTGGTATCTATCTGTTTTCTTGGTTAGGCGTGCAAATCACAGCCAGCATCATTCCCTACTTCGTTGTTGAATGTATGCGCCTCAAAGAATCAGATGTCCCTACAGTCATGATTGCAGTCCAAGGAACCGCCTTGCTGATGTTATTTGTCTGGGGTGCTTTAAGTAAAAAGGTGGGGAAAAAAGTTGTTTATTTTCTGGGGATGAGTTCGTGGATCATCGCCGCCGCTGGATTATATTTCTTACAGCCTGGGCAAATAGTTTTGATGTATGTGATGGCTGTGATGGCCGGTGTTGGAGTTTCCACAGCTTATTTAGTTCCCTGGTCGATGATTCCAGATGTGATTGAATTAGATGAACTGCAAACTGGACAGCGCCGGGAAGGAATTTTCTATGGCTTTATGGTTTTGCTGCAAAAATTTGGTTTAGCTTTCGGGTTATTTTTGGTAGGAAACGCCTTGCAAGCATCTGGTTTTAAAGAAACTTTAGCAGGACAAACTACACTACCCATACAACCTGAGTCTGCATTAAATGCAATCCGGATTGCGGTTGGCCCTCTACCGACAATTTGTTTAATTTGTGGCTTATTTTTAACGTATTTTTATCCCATCACCCGCGAGATGCACGCAGAGATTATGCTGAAACTCCAACAGCGACGAGAGAAGATTGAGTAA